In one window of Pseudochaenichthys georgianus chromosome 5, fPseGeo1.2, whole genome shotgun sequence DNA:
- the LOC117446096 gene encoding major intrinsically disordered Notch2-binding receptor 1-like: MANLQQEYSGVLLGILEELANMRQWLTFQDLCRMVSTRFDLENLVELRSLLFAAASQDPCFPATLFRDRVSTRGQGLSPIGVAADIVTIFNLIQMTAGAPDDSQPMRAQILPADQSPGPNLPGIQQLNLSGRERPRAHSDSGGRPIDEHLVLPRSNYSAHKRGSLPPDPISLLSSPPIRTRAVSFSLPHTTLLYPSGEIYNEVMDNIYLPLETESVSSGDSAPIEVFEDEQGSSVDQKRSIFRKDFHNRPSLIPQVTVNSESPSPNTGQKGFDNLSFEKIPNPYPSPATVHQPTEPHVKHESLDDLQDSTYFGPRPIPEWSPRPLQPPRTQNPYWSNKSHSLEDRIGLGSIGMGGGQLPRHSTPVMSNLGGSSGGESGDSGLPGGSDGVKAQGTQTDPPDTRRLRSLVHADRFSFMTSLDDPEFGEDDISAIFRFLDDISMCGSTGVLHPSDGPGALNQDTHEARRGRLGQLSRLFHSLESSDDGLKASVCKLLLRMSQIERQLGTLNDVKAEISQVLSALQRLDEKIQQPITDGQGTGRWLEPLSGVSSFMSHPMTPSESSDPQPLSVSEHLFPGISTSSLEWSRWNAAGEQTESSNVPADSKGGKEGKKDASSRRTSKTQIEEKGVSDSKQQIVSNSARDWTVSFSKSKDGKATHGQPDESGSTAHLLSKKPNLMEQVFNSSLFRNKDSSLTRGLASGKVLEPRLSEGRVRPVWTVDDREARISPLDLQTQESLNPNNMEFWMDDIYSPGYDALLRRKEAVLRRAKVCKLLALILSAVTIILIIVIPICTMGS, from the exons ATGGCTAACCTGCAGCAGGAATACTCTGGGGTCCTTCTGGGGATCCTGGAGGAACTAGCCAATATGCGTCAATGGCTGACCTTCCAGGACCTTTGTCGCATGGTCAGCACCCGTTTTGACCTGGAGAACCTCGTTGAGCTCCGGAGTTTACTGTTTGCTGCTGCCAGCCAGGACCCCTGTTTCCCGGCAACTCTATTTAGAGACCGGGTTTCCACCAGAGGCCAGGGGCTATCCCCCATAGGCGTCGCTGCAGATATTGTAACAATATTCAATCTTATTCAAATGACCGCAGGGGCTCCTGATGACAGCCAACCAATGAGAGCCCAAATCCTCCCGGCCGATCAGTCCCCCGGCCCCAACCTTCCTGGAATCCAACAGCTGAACCTTTCTGGTCGAGAAAGACCACGTGCCCACTCTGACTCCGGTGGAAGGCCGATCGATGAGCACTTGGTGCTTCCAAGATCTAATTACTCTGCCCACAAGCGAGGAAGTCTTCCCCCGGATCCCATCTCACTTCTGTCCTCCCCTCCAATCAGGACGAGGGCTGTGTCTTTCAGCTTGCCTCACACCACACTTCTGTACCCCAGTGGTGAAATCTACAACGAGGTCATGGATAATATCTACCTACCTTTGGAGACAGAAAGCGTGTCTAGCGGAGATTCTGCGCCCATAGAAGTGTTTGAAGATGAACAGGGATCGTCTGTCGACCAGAAGAGAAGCATCTTTAGGAAAGACTTCCATAACCGGCCGTCTCTAATACCGCAGGTGACTGTTAACAGCGAGTCTCCCAGTCCCAACACAGGACAGAAAGGCTTTGACAATCTGAGCTTCGAAAAAATCCCGAATCCTTACCCATCACCAGCAACAGTCCACCAACCAACAGAGCCGCACGTTAAACATGAGAGCCTCGATGACCTACAGGACTCAACTTACTTTGGACCCCGGCCAATCCCAGAGTGGTCTCCTCGGCCCCTACAACCTCCCAGGACCCAAAATCCCTACTGGAGCAACAAGAGTCACAGTCTAGAGGATCGGATAGGCCTGGGGAGCATTGGAATGGGAGGGGGACAACTTCCAAGACATTCAACCCCTGTTATGAGCAATTTAGGGGGGTCCTCAGGAGGTGAGAGTGGGGATAGTGGATTGCCAGGTGGAAGCGATGGAGTTAAGGCTCAGGGAACACAGACGGACCCGCCGGACACCCGACGCCTCCGGAGCTTGGTCCACGCCGATCGTTTCTCCTTCATGACCTCATTAGATGACCCAGAGTTCGGTGAGGATGACATCAGCGCCATCTTTCGCTTCTTAGATGATATAAGCATGTGCGGTTCCACGGGAGTCCTGCACCCCAGTGATGGACCAGGTGCCCTTAACCAGGACACCCATGAGGCCAGACGCGGTCGCCTAGGGCAACTATCAAGGCTTTTTCACTCCCTTGAAAGCAGCGATGATGGGCTCAAGGCCAGTGTCTGTAAGCTGCTGCTCCGTATGAGCCAGATAGAAAGACAACTTGGGACACTGAATGATGTAAAGGCTGAGATTTCGCAGGTATTGTCTGCACTGCAGCGGCTGGATGAAAAAATACAGCAGCCTATCACTGATGGACAAGGCACCGGGCGATGGCTGGAGCCTCTCAGTGGTGTCTCCTCCTTTATGAGCCACCCGATGACCCCTTCTGAGTCATCAGATCCTCAGCCTCTGTCAGTCTCTGAGCATCTGTTCCCCGGGATCAGCACGAGTAGTCTTGAATGGAGCCGGTGGAACGCTGCAGGGGAGCAAACAGAAAGCAGCAATGTTCCGGCTGATTCAAAAGGGGGGAAAGAAGGGAAGAAGGATGCATCGTCTCGTCGCACCTCCAAAACCCAGATTGAAGAAAAGGGGGTTTCTGATTCTAAACAGCAAATAGTCTCCAACTCTGCAAGAGACTGGACAGTGTCGTTTTCAAAAAGTAAAGATGGCAAAGCTACACATGGGCAG CCAGATGAATCAGGCAGCACAGCTCACCTGCTCTCCAAAAAACCCAACCTGATGGAACAAGTGTTTAATTCGTCCCTGTTCCGCAACAAAGACAGCAGTCTAACAAGAGGACTTGCATCTGGGAAGGTCCTGGAGCCCAGACTGTCTGAGGGAAGGGTGAGGCCCGTATGGACTGTAGACGACAGAGAGGCTCGGATCTCCCCTTTGGACTTACAG ACCCAGGAATCCCTGAACCCCAACAACATGGAGTTCTGGATGGACGACATTTACTCTCCTGGCTACGATGCTCTTCTCAGGCGTAAAGAGGCTGTCCTCCGCCGGGCAAAGGTCTGCAAGCTGCTTGCACTCATTCTCTCTGCAGTgactatcattctcatcatcgTCATTCCCATTTGCACCATGGGGTCTTGa
- the LOC117446803 gene encoding evC complex member EVC — translation MTEQNVIAGCSNNVLVSFAESLHIYTGLLTVATVCGGLSGILAAALLYVFCLKPLLLTRQGHNARRLLEPDDGELENNQSDCISNSRKEAPSGTTKEKEKKQPPVRSDVAAFASRAKVVYPINQKYRPLADGASNPSLHEHSKLPAMPNDDSSSSTDGDSLSQEQDNDDNSSQFISSSLVPKSLQNQSFIRVSHYPQTLTQPGFEGRISLYCLALQDIQQQCSQLQEEKCLMFLQMLKVMFSSRFPKDKNDAKFSKNILQMQEKELNELKKQLPKGHSDSEKDSDAPCTLEEIERAQKDLLERGLQVSRGFSRQVEDLGQHLLKKTSMFSPDEAQEVVLSLIKTLLLVENHLMNTQEADLNRIQQKLMWWEELAGLIQSQPALLKREVSLRQGLIATTLEQLTSDDMLSFSHMEKILSEVQATLTEGLQQCTEECTRKTKELVNEKCSRMESKRKKLLRSQIKEKSRALELDQPHGDIQQLTKVYLELLMKHRQQISDLEQQQENRVAESLCDYWKKLRTSWSKKIGELVKDIFLTSVATQSNVSAERRERLWLDLEQELAEQLQQAETTTKLQLEDMRAQLERDGQVWSEEMALVQACLKHLSEQQMTILRAMVARQSYTLNSYVGRLIEKKHEHLLVAVQRYFVVRHFCLHMLKEMRLSKLKALSQTDFRAVLMEDPSKSQSCVNTTLKNSSASLAERHLGPESQLVGHSFQQEFLSELETGTELLQSHAQLVLGNALSHAIQQMMENSPSETQASPKQDDGLKRHLTETASESVYVTKDSLTALVQRYYSHLQDIINKLQQDQTNINPEVKEQQESSSQLSRSLLRELVNWGKKPTSAEFQQRVELHKRKVLEQCDLDQEMIYEELRRKKVAQDQNMEKIKMQIMDAEESFISELAALARVSLRSPDPEPSGEEDNTGYQGAAILDLLALNPALDPALNPSLTPTVVAPVKTKPKKKRERESHLS, via the exons ATGACAGAGCAGAACGTGATAGCGGGATGCAGCAATAATGTGTTGGTCAGTTTCGCAGAGTCGCTGCACATCTACACGGGACTGTTAACTGTGGCGACAGTGTGTGGAGGGCTTTCTGGAATATTAGCTGCTGCTCTGTTATATGTCTTCTGCCTGAAGCCCTTGCTGTTGACTAGACAA GGTCATAATGCAAGGCGGCTGCTTGAACCTGATGATGGAGAATTAGAAAACAACCAAAGTGACTGTATCAGCAACAGCAGGAAGGAGGCTCCAAGTGGCACCACAAAGGAAAAA GAAAAGAAGCAGCCACCCGTGAGGAGTGATGTGGCTGCATTTGCATCAAGAGCAAAGGTGGTTTATCCCATTAACCAAAAATACAGA CCTTTAGCAGATGGAGCGTCTAATCCATCATTGCATGAGCACTCCAAGTTGCCAGCAATGCCTAACGACGACTCATCCTCCTCCACTGACGGAGACTCTCTGAGCCAAGAGCAGGACAACGACGACAACAGCAGTCAGTTTATTTCCTCCTCGCTCGTCCCCAAGAGTCTGCAGAACCAGAGCTTCATCAGGGTCTCTCACTACCCTCAGACACTGACACAACCAGG TTTTGAAGGCAGGATCAGCCTTTACTGTTTGGCCCTGCAGGATATACAACAACAGTGCTCCCAGCTTCAGGAAGAAAAATGTCTC ATGTTTCTTCAAATGCTGAAAGTAATGTTCAGCAGTCGCTTTCCAAAAGACAAAAATGATGCTAAATTCTCCAAGAATATTCTTCAAATGCAAGAAAAG GAACTGAATGAGCTAAAGAAACAGTTGCCAAAAGGCCACAGTGACAGTGAGAAAGATAGCGATGCTCCCTGTACTTTGGAGGAAATAGAGAGAGCCCAAAAAGATCTTCTTGAACGTGGCCTGCAAGTG TCTAGAGGTTTCAGCAGACAGGTGGAGGACTTGGGCCAGCATCTGCTGAAGAAGACCAGCATGTTCTCTCCAGATGAAGCACAGGAAGTGGTTCTCTCTCTCATCAAGACTCTTCTGTTAGTAGAGAACCACCTGATGAACACACAAGAAGCGGATCTCAAT AGGATCCAGCAGAAGTTGATGTGGTGGGAGGAGCTGGCAGGGCTTATTCAATCCCAACCTGCCTTGCTGAAGAGGGAAGTGTCTCTGAGGCAAGGCTTGATAGCAACAACACTGGAGCAGCTGACGAGCGATGACATGTTGAGCTTTAGCCACATGGAAAAGATCCTTTCAGAGGTTCAGGCCACTCTGACCGAAGGCCTTCAACAGTGCACTGAGG AGTGCACGAGGAAGACAAAGGAGCTGGTGAATGAGAAGTGCAGCAGAATGGAGTCAAAGAGGAAGAAGCTTTTGAGGAGCCAGATCAAGGAGAAGAGCCGCGCCCTGGAACTGGATCAGCCTCACGGAGACATCCAGCAACTCACCAAG GTGTACCTGGAGCTGCTGATGAAACACAGGCAGCAGATTTCTGActtggagcagcagcaggagaacAGGGTGGCTGAATCGCTCTGTGACTATTGGAAG aAACTCCGTACCTCCTGGTCAAAAAAGATCGGAGAGCTAGTCAAAGATATTTTTCTCACCTCCGTTGCTACCCAGTCAAACGTGTCAGCTGAGCGCCGCGAGAGGCTGTGGTTGGACCTGGAGCAGGAGCTGgctgagcagctgcagcaggccGAGACCACTACCAAGCTGCAGCTGGAGGACATGAgggctcagctggagagagatggACAG GTGTGGAGTGAGGAGATGGCTTTGGTGCAGGCCTGCCTCAAACATCTGAGTGAGCAACAGATGACCATCCTCAGAGCCATGGTGGCCAGACAGAGCTACACTCTCAACAG CTACGTGGGGAGGTTGATAGAGAAGAAACATGAGCACCTGTTGGTGGCGGTGCAGAGGTACTTTGTGGTCAGGCACTTCTGTCTGCACATGCTGAAGGAGATGAGGCTGTCCAAGCTGAAGGCACTGTCTCAGACTGATTTCAGAGCTGTGCTGATGGAAGATCCCAGTAAAAGCCAGTCCTGTGTCAATACAACCCTCAAG AATAGCAGTGCCAGCCTAGCAGAGAGGCATCTGGGACCAGAGAGTCAGCTGGTGGGCCACAGCTTCCAGCAGGAGTTCCTGTCTGAACTGGAAACAGGGACAGAGCTTCTACAGAGCCATGCACAGCTGGTGCTAGGCAACGCCCTCAGCCACGCCATCCAACAGATGATGGAGAACTCGCCCTCTGAGACGCAGGCCTCTCCGAAGCAGGACGATGGCTTGAAG CGCCACCTGACAGAGACTGCCTCGGAGAGCGTGTATGTGACCAAAGACTCTCTCACTGCACTGGTCCAGAGATACTATTCCCACCTACAAGACATCATAAACAAATTACAGCAGGATCAGACAAACATCAACCCAG AGGTGAAAGAGCAACAAGAGAGCAGCAGTCAGCTCAGCAGATCCTTGCTGAGGGAGCTGGTGAACTGGGGCAAGAAACCCACCTCTGCTGAGTTTCAACAGAG ggttGAACTCCACAAAAGGAAGGTGCTGGAACAGTGTGATCTGGACCAGGAAATGATATATGAGGAACTGAGGCGGAAGAAAGTAGCCCAGGACCAGAACATGGAAAAAATCAAAATGCAGATCATG GATGCAGAAGAGAGCTTTATAAGTGAGCTGGCAGCCTTGGCCCGAGTCTCTCTCCGCAGTCCCGACCCAGAACCCAGCGGGGAAGAGGACAACACTG GTTACCAGGGTGCTGCTATATTGGACCTGCTGGCCCTGAACCCAGCCTTAGATCCAGCCTTGAATCCTTCTCTGACTCCAACAGTTGTAGCTCCTGTGAAAACAAAACCAAAGAAGAAAAGAGAACGAGAATCTCATCTCAGCTGA
- the cytl1 gene encoding cytokine-like protein 1: MRLGLATLVCFFSSVWLTECAPPTCYSRVLGLGKEVMTLLDKIHTYHRTKTCAEILPTIFIDVHNSCITTKLRDFLYVVLNHPNPYCRERPRMVLLKRKIESLYNIITRICWRDLVFFTDDCEGIDTGHSHPYYAEDRLQLLQEER, encoded by the exons ATGAGGCTGGGACTCGCCACCCTTGTGTGTTTCTTCAGCTCAGTGTGGCTGACGGAATGCGCGCCGCCGACCTGCTACTCCCGAGTGCTCGGCCTCGGCAAAGAAGTCATGACTCTGCTGGATAAGATTCACACGTACCATCGCACG AAAACGTGTGCTGAGATTCTACCCACGATCTTCATTGATGTGCAC AACTCATGCATCACAACCAAGCTTCGTGATTTTCTCTACGTGGTGCTGAACCATCCAAACCCATACTGCAGAGAGCGTCCCAGGATGGTTCTGCTGAAGCGTAAAATCGAGAGCTTGTACAACATCATCACCAGAATCTGTTGGCGG GACTTGGTGTTTTTCACAGATGACTGTGAGGGTATTGACACTGGACACAGTCACCCTTACTATGCAGAGGACCGGCTGCAGCTACTGCAGGAGGAGAGATGA
- the LOC117446894 gene encoding limbin-like: MLQGHFTVKRITIWSFVLNIQVVCLCPPSLFSPWCHDVTRRENVLGYSARHQLLGYNTSKEGSWITAQLPPPFSDKWESLSCIHVMQHDPGGKSAEQTLLRMDEGPLSSSASSGLWGRPLYTPLSYLSKILPLRNRRSTLTRYNSGLTLPQIQSVAPPSSYEVKFHKCAQVKLDTDPPQLTFFLLIDNKDGTDLSQLAIRDSISGIVPLKSKGKVVERGYQAFSIDSLSAGSKVVVNYTAHIRSHKTEVLDLPAFLTFSNASQNDVSMFGPIRANLTLRVNSTVRMYLNHGVHFAGFVVGFFVTLVLLSLGFLVMNLIGLRSRLNLLRQRRNRRDSVPEYAHCNMSETIKDEAAFEDKMVDTMVLEDPQNMYQALENLEMSTLLHATKNLEATRIQIYKDVMSSLLGDLRSRGHTSAQAQQRLLSVLHGQMLGMEGRLKEERGARLAALNGRCNLESREEMEAEHRREAAEKNQAELLCQHADQQELLHCSVLLEKLHKLSQSQLQRILLVRHEEASGKLQRQIIEWRRVELHKIFSEELEEATRMGELEKSTAKSLQHDYFACQDQLEEMLDVVLANHRFVLAERNAQRRFLVHSLHSLNSLISDSFSSTSSNLDRWFTHIRRGSLVSAEQIDQLQEKTQKELLMVRQRLDESLSQETGAMRCGLIKKRRDLISDMLRVHKQRQKDLSGLSKGLEGRIDVAQHLHCWRNLLTAHSLELAELINNLDEEAAADIRKVTMRVIQGAVTELKAIQPSAAQALLTLLPPGAQRSLLQLDLEPGGPGTAQGPGASVLPQGQERLHQEGKAALRTLSCSREALRGAMERELQEQRELRARCRAFFSCLCSSQLTLSEDDRLRMKLEFQKCLSVMDCCLVLPHAVSRTKLHNALAAWRKDSEQHMTNMQSKGKTNDARPKASDLLLFQRRLEDRIQLCEKEKETERGLMDGVTVEMRKEREDDLRSQGDSLAMQMATIHYQKAERRTKVLETSRAMLTLHSLLIQQLRDRKSLERQDMAQSINNHCMGLEEAEQQLQKEVKVLDGLQMSPSRVPTQREDPDEGEGESEEERMFQVQRDCRMTFILQGALYKSDQVLALLAERLQEMTGNNQAMEDLKEQMELRRLYANCDQDLEFASGLGRQSQVSAEVLLEALRLLLPTLPESELLSITDALCPKQHPGSSSAEQEHLGCAGGVNRVLPVKLREEVVHTNMPTMPSCTVERERLLEKRQSLMEKLLPRSPLLAPRDVAPLLVGEEGKEDTRTKAQRPIDKSTVTENTVGKPLNDTAKETLQSTAEEYMMPASASSVLGVHATGERLFVFRDPPEPCDIVGAPKRKKKRNFLNLKKGSVAPTHLP, translated from the exons ATGCTTCAGGGACACTTTACCGTGAAGAGGATCAccatatggtcatttgttctgaatATCcaagttgtgtgtttgtgtccacCTTCTCTCTTCTCCCCTTGGTGTCACGATGTGACCCGGCGTGAGAATGTTTTGGGTTACAGTGCCAGACATCAGCTTTTAGGGTACAATACATCTAAGGAGGGATCATGGATCACAGCACAACTACCCCCTCCTTTCTCTGACAAATGGGAG AGCCTCTCCTGTATCCATGTGATGCAACATGACCCCGGAGGGAAATCAGCAGAGCAGACATTGCTTAGGATGGATG AGGGGCCGCTCTCTTCTTCAGCGTCCTCTGGTCTATGGGGACGGCCTCTTTACACGCCACTCTCCTACCTGTCAAAGATCTTGCCCCTCAGGAACCGCAGAAGCACTCTCACCAGATATAACTCGGGCCTCACTCTGCCTCAG ATTCAGAGTGTGGCACCTCCATCCTCATATGAGGTCAAGTTTCACAAGTGTGCACAG GTGAAGCTGGACACTGACCCTCCTCAGCTGACTTTCTTCCTGCTGATTGACAACAAGGATGGCACCGACCTGTCTCAGTTGGCTATTCGGGACTCCATCTCTGGAATAGTGCCCCTAAAATCTAAAGGCAAGGTGGTGGAAAGAGGCTACCAGGCGTTTTCCATTGATTCACTGTCTG CTGGGTCCAAAGTTGTTGTCAACTATACCGCTCACATAAGGAGTCATAAGACTGAAGTCCTGGACCTTCCAGCTTTTCTCACCTTCTCCAACGCCTCACAG AATGATGTCAGTATGTTTGGTCCAATAAGAGCTAATCTAACGTTGAGAGTGAATTCCACCGTCAGG ATGTATCTTAACCATGGGgtccattttgctggatttgtTGTTGGGTTCTTTGTCACGCTGGTGCTGCTGTCGCTAGGGTTTCTGGTCATGAACCTGATCGGCCTCAGATCCAGGCTGAACCTTCTCCGGCAAAGG AGAAACAGGCGTGATTCTGTCCCAGAGTATGCACACTGCAACATGAGTGAGACCATAAAAGATGAGGCCGCATTTGAAGACAAGATGGTGGACACGATGGTGCTGGAAGATCCCCAGAACATGTACCAGGCTTTGGAGAA CCTTGAAATGTCCACGCTGCTGCATGCCACCAAAAACCTGGAGGCCACCCGGATTCAGATCTACAAGGACGTGATGTCTTCCCTGCTGGGCGACCTGCGCTCCCGGGGCCATACCAGCGCCCAGGCCCAGCAGAGGCTTCTGAGTGTGCTCCACGGACAGATGCTGGGTATGGAGGGCCGGCTGAAGGAGGAGCGAGGGGCCCGCCTGGCAGCTCTGAATGGCCGGTGTAACCTGGAGAGTCGGGAAGAAATGGAAGCAGAGCATCGCAGAGAGGCTGCTGAGAAGAACCAGGCCGAGCTGCTGTGTCAACATGCAGACCAACAG GAGCTCCTGCACTGCAGTGTCCTCCTGGAGAAGCTGCACAAGCTGAGTCAGAGTCAGCTCCAGCGCATCCTGTTGGTACGTCATGAGGAAGCCTCTGGGAAGCTCCAGAGGCAgatcatcgagtggcgccgggTGGAGCTGCACAAGATTTTCTCAGAGGAACTGGAGGAGGCCACCAGGATGGGGGAGCTGGAGAAGAGCACGGCCAAGAGTCTTCAGCACGATTACTTCGCCTGTCAA GATCAGCTTGAGGAGATGCTGGATGTGGTCCTTGCCAACCACCGCTTTGTGCTCGCTGAACGCAACGCACAGAGGAGGTTCTTGGTGCACAGCCTTCACAGCCTCAACAGCCTGATTTCTGACAGCTTCTCCAGCACCTCCAGCAACCTGGACCGCTGGTTCACTCACATCAGGAG AGGGAGCCTCGTGTCTGCCGAGCAGATCGATCAGCTGcaggagaaaacacagaaagAGCTGCTGATGGTGAGGCAGAGACTGGATGAGTCTCTGAGCCAAGAGACGGGGGCCATGCGCTGTGGACTGATCAAGAAGAGGCGGGATCTCATCTCTGACATG CTCCGGGTCCACAAACAGAGACAGAAGGACCTGTCGGGGCTGTCCAAGGGTCTGGAGGGACGGATAGATGTAGCTCAGCacctgcactgttggaggaactTACTAACCGCTCACAGTTTGGAGCTAGCTGAGCTCATCAACAACCTGGATGAAGAGGCTGCTGCAGACATCCGCAAG GTGACCATGCGTGTGATCCAGGGTGCCGTAACAGAACTCAAAGCCATCCAGCCCTCGGCAGCCCAGGCCCTGCTGACGCTCCTGCCTCCAGGGGCCCAGCGCTCCCTGCTGCAGCTGGACCTGGAGCCGGGGGGGCCAGGGACCGCTCAGGGGCCAGGGGCGAGCGTTCTCCCCCAGGGCCAGGAGAGGCTGCACCAGGAAGGAAAGGCAGCGCTGCGCACCCTCAGCTGCAGCAGGGAGGCTCTGAGGGGAGCcatggagagagagctgcaggagCAGAGAGAGCTCCGGGCGCGCTGCAGAGCTTTCTTCAG TTGTTTGTGTTCGTCCCAGCTGACTCTGTCTGAAGATGACCGGCTGAGGATGAAACTAGAGTTTCAGAAGTGTCTGTCCGTGATGGACTGCTGCCTGGTGCTGCCCCACGCCGTCTCCAGAACCAAACTTCACAACGCTCTAGCAGCTTGGAGAAAGGACAGCGAGCAACACATG ACAAATATGCAATCCAAGGGGAAAACCAACGATGCTAGACCAAAAGCCTCTGACCTGCTGCTTTTCCAGAGAAGGCTGGAGGACAGGATCCAACTCTgtgagaaggagaaggagacgGAGAGAGGCCTCATGGATGGG GTGACGGTGGAGATGcgtaaagagagagaggatgacCTGCGCTCTCAGGGCGACAGCTTGGCGATGCAGATGGCTACCATCCACTACCAGAAGGCTGAGCGGAGGACCAAGGTCCTGGAAACCTCCAGAGCAATGCTCACTCTGCACAGCCTGCTGATACAGCAGCTCAGAGACAGGAAGAGCCTGGAGAGACAAGACATGGCCCAGAGTATAAACAACCACTGCATG GGCCTGGAGGAAGCAGAACAGCAGCTTCAAAAGGAAGTAAAGGTGCTGGACGGCCTGCAAATGTCTCCCTCCAGAGTCCCAACGCAGAGAGAAGACCCtgatgagggagagggggaaagTGAGGAGGAGAGAATGTTTCAAGTGCAGCGGGATTGCAGGATGACGTTCATCCTCCAGGGGGCGCTGTACAAAAGCGATCAGGTCCTCGCGCTGTTGGCTGAGAG ATTGCAGGAAATGACTGGCAACAACCAAGCCATGGAAGATTtaaaagagcaaatggagctcAGGAGACTTTATGCAAACTGTGATCAG gATCTAGAGTTTGCGTCGGGGCTGGGTCGGCAGAGTCAGGTGTCTGCGGAGGTTCTCCTGGAGGCCCTGCGCCTCCTCCTGCCCACCCTGCCTGAGAGCGAGCTCCTCTCCATCACCGACGCCCTCTGCCCCAAACAGCACCCGGGCTCATCTTCTGCAGAGCAGGAACACTTGGG GTGTGCCGGGGGGGTGAACAGAGTTCTTCCTGTCAAACTGAGGGAAGAAGTGGTGCATACAAATATGCCAACTATGCCAAGCTGCACTGTGGAAAGAGAGAG ACTCCTGGAAAAGAGGCAAAGTTTGATGGAAAAACTGCTCCCCAGATCTCCTCTCCTGGCTCCAAGAGATGTTGCACCACTGCTGGTTGGAGAGGAAGGAAAGGAGGACACTCGTACTAAAGCACAACGTCCAATTGATAAATCAACCGTGACTGAAAACACAGTTGGTAAGCCGCTAAATGACACTGCAAAAGAAACATTACAAAGCACAGCAGAGGAATACATGATGCCAGCGTCTGCCAGCTCAGTGCTGGGCGTCCACGCTACAGGAGAGAGGCTGTTTGTGTTCAGGGACCCGCCTGAACCATGTGACATTGTAGGGGCTcctaaaagaaaaaagaaaaggaacTTTCTCAATCTGAAGAAAGGCTCGGTGGCTCCGACGCACCTACCTTGA